In one window of bacterium DNA:
- a CDS encoding BrnT family toxin gives MQFEWDKEKAKKNIKKHKVPFEEAMTVFYNPLSATFDDPDHSNDEERLITVGYSSGSRLLVVSHTERGKIIWIINARTATAHERKRHEN, from the coding sequence ATGCAATTTGAATGGGACAAGGAAAAAGCAAAAAAGAACATCAAAAAACACAAGGTGCCATTTGAAGAAGCTATGACGGTATTTTATAATCCTTTATCAGCAACTTTTGATGATCCAGATCATTCGAATGACGAGGAAAGATTAATAACTGTTGGTTACTCTTCTGGTAGTCGTCTACTTGTAGTATCACATACCGAGAGGGGAAAAATAATATGGATAATAAATGCGCGGACTGCAACCGCACATGAAAGGAAAAGACATGAAAATTAA
- a CDS encoding DUF262 domain-containing protein, with protein sequence MSTQRYSVTPHPIETLLTWVKSGEIAIPEIQRPFVWEATKVRNLLDSLYQGYPVGYLIAWRNPTVKLKDGTSSIGKRILIDGQQRVTALMAALLGRDVLTKDYETVQIRIAFHPQEERFEVANPAIRKDASWIHDVADVFAPSTSLFQLVGNYCAANPGVSQDAIFASIEKLRKIINNHVGVIDLAEDLDIETVTEIFIRVTSAGAELSQADFAMSKIAVNEIYGGNLLRKAIDYFCHLAVAPEFLSNIEKNDKAFADSEFLPQMRWLKDVNDDIYDPTYTDMLRVAFTSEFGRGKLQDLVALLSGRNFETKQFEESIVEASFGKLKKGILSFVNKTHFDRITMILRSAGFVTSDLIGGRNAVNFAYILYLRGRTEGIPAADLERLVRRWYAMSLLRGRYAASPETAFDFDIRQIENRGLTTYAASVVENELPDSFWTGMLPQIMDTSSSNSPYFLCFQAAQVKLGDKGFLSRDITVLDLLLNRSDVHHIYPRNYLKKQGLSRGRYNQIANFVLAQSEINIAIGDNPPETYFEELAEQCRGGKKKYGGITNFEEMKANLKASCLPESLLDGTIPPYDDFLEERRKLMAQKIKTWFELL encoded by the coding sequence TTGAGTACACAACGCTATTCGGTAACTCCCCATCCAATCGAAACTCTGCTTACATGGGTCAAGTCTGGGGAAATCGCGATCCCAGAGATCCAGCGGCCATTTGTGTGGGAGGCAACAAAAGTTCGCAACCTCCTCGATTCACTTTATCAAGGATACCCTGTTGGGTATTTGATAGCCTGGCGAAATCCGACTGTAAAACTTAAGGATGGCACATCATCCATTGGGAAGCGCATCCTTATTGATGGTCAACAACGAGTAACGGCACTCATGGCGGCATTGTTAGGCCGCGATGTTCTAACTAAAGATTACGAAACCGTCCAAATCCGTATTGCTTTTCATCCGCAAGAAGAACGGTTTGAAGTCGCAAATCCGGCTATACGCAAAGACGCATCGTGGATTCACGATGTGGCGGATGTATTTGCACCCTCTACCAGCCTGTTCCAACTTGTTGGTAATTACTGCGCTGCCAATCCTGGCGTATCACAGGATGCTATTTTTGCCAGCATCGAGAAGCTTCGCAAGATCATCAACAACCACGTCGGCGTAATCGATCTTGCCGAAGATCTTGATATTGAAACCGTCACAGAAATATTTATCCGCGTAACCTCAGCAGGTGCAGAGCTTTCGCAAGCCGACTTTGCTATGTCAAAAATTGCCGTCAACGAGATTTACGGCGGAAACCTTTTGCGCAAGGCAATCGACTATTTCTGCCATTTGGCTGTCGCACCAGAATTCTTGTCAAACATTGAAAAGAACGATAAAGCGTTTGCGGATTCTGAATTCCTGCCACAAATGCGCTGGCTCAAAGATGTCAACGACGACATATACGATCCAACTTACACCGATATGTTGCGTGTGGCTTTTACGTCTGAATTTGGCAGAGGAAAGCTCCAGGATTTGGTAGCGCTACTATCAGGCCGTAACTTCGAGACTAAACAATTTGAAGAGTCAATTGTTGAGGCGTCATTCGGAAAACTAAAAAAGGGTATTCTCTCGTTTGTCAACAAAACCCACTTCGATCGTATCACGATGATCTTGCGTTCAGCGGGATTCGTGACCAGTGATTTGATTGGAGGACGTAATGCCGTCAACTTTGCGTATATACTTTACCTGCGTGGTCGGACGGAAGGCATCCCTGCAGCTGATCTTGAACGTTTGGTGCGGCGATGGTATGCCATGTCACTACTACGCGGACGTTATGCCGCTAGTCCTGAGACAGCCTTTGATTTTGATATACGCCAAATTGAAAATCGCGGGCTGACGACTTATGCTGCTTCTGTCGTTGAGAATGAGCTCCCAGACAGCTTCTGGACAGGAATGCTTCCTCAAATTATGGACACATCCTCATCAAACAGTCCTTACTTCCTATGTTTTCAAGCAGCGCAGGTAAAACTCGGCGATAAAGGTTTTTTGTCTCGTGATATTACTGTGCTCGACCTGCTGCTCAACCGTAGCGACGTACACCACATCTATCCCAGGAACTATTTAAAAAAGCAGGGACTTTCGCGAGGACGTTATAATCAAATCGCTAACTTTGTACTTGCGCAGAGTGAAATCAATATCGCCATCGGCGATAACCCACCGGAAACATACTTTGAGGAACTGGCTGAACAGTGTCGCGGTGGAAAGAAAAAATATGGCGGTATCACTAACTTTGAAGAGATGAAGGCCAACCTGAAGGCAAGCTGCCTACCTGAGTCTTTATTGGACGGCACAATTCCACCCTACGATGATTTCCTTGAAGAGCGACGTAAGTTAATGGCACAGAAAATCAAAACATGGTTTGAATTGCTATGA